Genomic DNA from Bryobacter aggregatus MPL3:
TTCCGCTTCGGGCGGCGCGCATGACAGATCGACGGAAAGCCCTTGGTGGCCTTGCTCTTGTAGGAACGTCTGCCCTGGCAATTCAACAATCGTTACGCGACCGCATTCCGAAGAAGCCTCGGCCTCCTTCACGGGTCGCGGTACTTCGCTGTGAATCGTACGAAAAGGCCTATCAAGTTGTCTGGGATGGCCTGAAGCTCCTCGCGCCGGCGGTTCGAGGCAAGTCCGTACTCCTGAAACCCAATCTAGTCGAGTACTCCGCGACCGCCCCGATCAACACCCATCCCACAATCATCGCTGCTGCCGTTGACAGCCTCTACCGCTTGGGGGCCACAACCGTAACGGTCGGCGAAGGCCCCGGTCACGTCCGAGACACAGAACTTCTGCTCGAGGAATGTGGCCTCCGATCAGCCTTACGCGAAGTCGGTCGCACCAGGTTCGTTGACCTCAACTACGACGAGGTGCATCGCGTGAAGACGACAACGCGCCTCACCGGACTTTCTGAACTCTGGCTGCCTCGAACAGTCCTTGCGGCAGACGTTCTGATATCCATGCCGAAGATCAAAACCCACCATTGGGCCGGAGTGACCCTGAGCATGAAGAACCTCTTCGGTGTCGTCCCCGGCTCCGTCTACGGCTGGCCGAAGAACGTCCTCCACTGGCAGGGCATCGACAACTCAATCGTCGAACTCGCCTCGACGATTCCGATCCACTACGTCATCGCCGACGGCATCGTTGCCATGAAAGGAAACGGCCCGCTCCACGGCTACCCAGTGAATCTGGGATGTCTCGTGTTCGCCGCCGACCCAGTTGCCGCCGACGCTCTCTGTTGCGATGTCTTGGGTATTGAGGCAGATTCAATACGCCATTTGGCGATTGGAACTGGCCAGGCAAGCCCAACACCATCCAACTGCTTGCATCTCGGCGAGAACGACAAATCCAGAAGACAGCGCGACTGAGCCTTTCCTGCCCTAGTCGAGCACCCCAAGCATCTCTGCCCGAATGAAGTTCAGGGATGAGAGTGGTTTCGCAGTTTCCGAATCGCCCGTGATCGAGGTGGCGTCGGAGACGGATCTACCCTTCGCGACAAGGCAGGGGCCTGCGACGGGCGCTTCTGCTGGTGATCTTTACAAATAGCGGAACTTTTCGTCAAGTCATCCGTATTCTAGGAAGCGATCTACTAGTCGATCATCGACAGGAAAGCATGCCGAGACAAGAATCCCCTCTTCAATCCGAGATGGTCCAAGGAACCCTGGACATGCTAATTCTGCAGACGTTGGTCCTCGGCACAGCACACGGACAGACAATTGCCCATGCGATCGAGAGAGGGTCTGAAGAGGTGTTGCAAGTCGAGCACGGGTCCCTGTACCCCGCCTTGCGCCGCCTCGAGAATCGAGGATGGATCGCCTCATTCTGGGGGACTTCCGAAAACAACCGGAAGGCCAGATACTATCGCCTCACGCCGGAAGGCAAGAAGCAACTGGCGGCGCAAACGTCACGCTGGGAGCAGTTGGTGAAGGCTATCGGCCGCATCCTGCGCCCGGCCCGCGAGGGACAGTCATGAATTGGCGGCGATTCTTGAAGCGAGGCGACGCGGACGCCGAACAGAGCGAGGAACTGGAATTCTACATCGCCGTCACGGCGGAGGAATACATCGCACGCGGGATGGAGCCGAGCGCCGCGCGAGACGCAGCACGCAAGAAGCTCGGGAACCCGCTCTTGATCCGCGAGGAGGTATACCAAATGAACACCCTGATATTCCTGGAAGGCCTGGTGCGGGATGTCCGCCATGCACTTCGCATGATTCGGATGAATCGAGGTTTCAGCGCGGCTGCGATCCTCTCGCTTGCCCTCGGCATCGGCGCGAATGTGGCAATCTTCAGTGTCGTCAATGCGGTACTTATCCGTCCCCTGCCTTACCCGGATGCGGAATCGCTGGTTGGTGTCTTCAACTCGAGCATGATCGAAGGCGTAACCTTTAACGACATGGGGCTAGGGCCTTCCATCTACGCCGGTTTGAAGGAGCATTCGGCTGCGTTTCAAGAGTTCGGTGTCTGGCAGGCGGGCACGGCAACAGAAATCGGCACGGGCGAACCCGAGCAGATCAAGACTGTAACAATGACCCGCGAAGTCCTGACGGCGCTGGGCGTTACGCCATTCCTGGGCCGGCCGTTTTCCGTTGAAGACGACACCCCCGGGACGCCAGAAACCGTCGTTCTTTCCCACCTGTATTGGATGCGACGTTTCGGCGGCGATCCGCGAGTGCTGGGACGCACGGTAACGATTGACTCCGTTCCGCGCGAGGTGATTGGCGTGATGCCGCGGACTTTTCGGTTTCTCGATCTTTCCCCCGATGTTTTGCTGCCGCAACGTTTCGCCAAAGCGAACCTGCCCTTCGAGCCGTTCTCCTGGCCGGGTATCGCAAGGCTCAAGCCAGGTGTGACTATCGAACTGGCAAATCGCGACTCGGCGCGCATCTTGACGCAGGTGATCCCGGAGAACGCTCGATCCTTCGCCGAGCAAGTTCGATTCAAGCCCAATTTGCGCGCGCTAAAGCAGGACGTTACCGGCGACATCAGTGGAGTTCTCGGCGTTCTGATGGGCGCGCTGGGCCTCGTGTTCCTGCTAGTCTGCGCCAATGTCGCAAACCTAGTTCTGGTGCGTTCACAGGCGCGAATGCAAGAGTTCGCGATTCGAGCGGCGCTAGGTGCAGGCTGGGGGAGAATCGCGAGAGAGTTGTTTGTGGAAAGCCTGACCCTGGGTGTCGTCGGTGGAGCTTGTGGGATGGCGCTTGCGTATGGGGCGGTGCAGTTTCTGAAGGTCCAGGATCTTGCCAGCATTCCCCGGTTGGCGGAAGTCTCAATTGACAGCGCAACTCTGGCCTTTGGCATCGGATGCTCGGTCACCGGTAGTCTGCTCTTCGGCCTGATCGCTGTTCTCAAGTGCGGCATTCCTGGCCGGATCCGCAGCGCTCGCGGGGCGAGCATGAGCTTCGATCAATTGCGAACGCAGAACGTGCTGGTTGTTGCGCAAGTTGCTCTTGCTTTGGTACTGCTCGTTGCCAGCGGACTGTTGATTCGTACCTTCGTCGCGCTGCGAGGTGTCCACCCCGGCTTCACTCAGTCCGAGCGCATACAGACGGTCCGCATTGCCATCGCAGGCGAACAAGTGCAAGAAGCCGAGCGCGTGGCGCGGATGCAAACCGAAATCCTCGATAACGTCTCTCGTCTGCCAGGGGTAGAGGCTGTTGGTTTTGCGGATGGCATGCCCATGGAGGCGGACTATCGCAACGGGAATCTGATTGCTGTCGAAGGCAAGTTCGTGCTGGGGCAGCCTCCGCCCAACAGGGTGGTCAAATATGTCTCTCCTGGCCTGTTTGCCGCGCTAGGCACCCGGTTGCTTGCCGGCCGGGATTTCTCACGGGAGGATCTCGCCCAGCGACGACTGGTCGCAATCGTATCGGAGAGCATGGCGCGCGAAAACTGGCAACAACCCGGTGCGGCACTGGGCAAGCGGCTGCGGCCGGGCGCTCTCGGAGACAAATGGTTCGAAGTCGTGGGAGTGGTGGAAGACGTGCATGACGAGGGCGCGCACAAGCCGGCTCCGCCTATGGTCTATTTCCGGACGGGCGTGTACGACTCTTTGCGGCCGGATCGGCCGCCCTCGGTCCGACGCGGCCTCACACTCGCGATTCGAAGCGGAAGAGTGAATAGGGAGAGCTTTCTCCGGGAAATTGCCACGGTTATCCACGCTGTGAACCCAAGGTTGCCCTTGGCGCAAGTGCGAACCCTCGATGAGATTTACCGGCGCTCGATGGCGCGTACTTCATTCACGCTCGTCCTGCTGGGCATTGCTGGAATGATGGCCTTGACTTTGGCCATCATCGGCGTTTACGGCGTGCTGGCCTATGCGGTTGGCCAGCGGCGGCGAGAAGTGAGCATCCGAGTTGCCCTTGGGGCTCAGCCCAGTGAAGTGAAAGGCCTGTTCATCCGGCGGGGGATTTCGCTGGCGGGCCTCGGCGGGGCCATCGGATTGGGTACAGCTATGTGGCTTTCAAGGTGGGTTGCTCCGCTTCTGTTCGGCGTGACAGCGCTCGACACTGCCACATACGTGCTGTCCGCGGTGGTTGTTTCGACAGCGGCGGTGCTAGCGAGCTATATCCCCGCCCGCCGAGCCGCAGCGGCGGACCCCATGGAGTCGCTTCGGACAGATTGACGCGGGGTTGGGGGGGCGGAGCTATCGTCACTGGGTTTCTGACACGAAATTGGACGAACTCTTTGCACTACGGAGCTGCTATCTATTCTCCGAGCCGCGTGCATCTGCCGGGCCACTAAGATTGGGATGGCCCACGATCAACGGTCAACTCCCGAATCATCGGCGATATGGCAATTGACGGATCGCGCGTTATCCATAAACTGGTGTCGATAGGCCTGCACTTTTCTACCTTGAGGGGCCTATGCTGGCCGACAGCAGTAATTGGACCTTCATTCACTCCGCAGGGACTCCTGCGGATTGATTGTCGCGGCTCTCCACGCAGGGACGATAGCTGCAACGAGCGCAATAACACCCACTATGCTAACCACTCCGAGCAAAGTCGCCCGATCCAATGGTTCCACTCCATAGAGCAGTTCTAGCATCGCCCGAGTCACGGCAACAGCACCCAGTAGTCCGAGCATAAGGCCCGCAACAGCCAACCAGACACTTTCCCTCACAACAATCACAACTATGGCCCTCACGCTGGAACCCAGCGCTAGCCGAATTCCGAACTCCCGCGCCCTTTGTGCCGTCAGGTATGCCAGCGTCCCATAGAGCCCCAAAGTGGCCAATAATAAAGACACGCCCGCAAACGCTGCAAGAACAAACAGAACGAAGCGGGTGTCCCCGATCGAGTCTGAAACGTAGGCACTCATTGGGAGTATGTCGACGGCCGCCCGACCGATATGCGCCTTATCAATCGCAGCCCTAATTGCCGGCGCCATTCGCTCAGACGTCTCGCGGGTCTTGATTACCAGGGAGGTCTCGATCGACGGCATCAGGTAGCCAGGAATGTCGTCGTCTCGCACGCGCGTGGCTCGTACGGCAGCGGTCACGCCAACTATCTCGAGATCGTCGCGTCGGCCAGTTCGATAAACTGCCAGACGTTTTCCAATGGCTCCTTCCGGCCACAGCCGCCTGGCGAGGCGCTCGTCGACGATCACTACTTTACGTAGCGAGATGACATCGTCATCCGTAAAGTCACGACCTGCAAGCAAAGGCGTTCCAACCACTCCAAGATATCCAGGCATGGCTCCCTGTTGGGTTGCCAGGATCGGCGGATCGTCCGGTCGGTCGACACGCCCGACCCGGCGCTTCTGTTGGTTGGGAGAGAGGGGCAAAGGTCCAGCAGCGCTCACTGCTTGAACACCAGGAATAGCTCGTACTCCATCAATCACTTCGCGCATGACCGTCCACTGCTGCTCGGCTTTCGGGTAGAGACGCAGGCTGAAGGGTACCTGGGTGGTGACGACGTGGGTAGGGTCAAATCCGAGAGGCGCGTCCAGGAGGTTCAGAAATGACCGTAGGATGAGGCCACCGCAAGCCAGGGGCACGATCGACAGGGCGACTTCGATCACGACAAGCGTACGTTGCAGATTCCGCGAACTGGTCTTCGTGGTCTGTGCACGGTTTGCCGCGAGCGAGTGGACTGATGAGGAGCGCCACGCAGGCAGCGTCCCGAAAAGAAGGCTCGTAACCACGGCCAAGGCAACAGCGAAGATTGCCACCTCTGTATCGAGTGCGATCCTTGAGTGCAAGGGAACCTGAGAAGCGCTAGCGCTGGCGATGACTTGGAGTGCAAAGCGCGCCAGAATCAGACCAACGCATGAAGATACGAACGCGAGCAGGAGACTTTCGGTGAGCAGTTGCCGGGAAATCCTGACGCTACCCGCACCCAGCGCGGAGCGGATCTCAAATTCCCGCTGTCGAACCGTGCCTCTGGCCAATAAAAGGTTAGCGACATTCGCGCACGCCAACAAAAGCACAAATCCAACGACGCTCGCTAACAGAATCAACTTTGGCCGGGCATCGCGTGTGACTGCCTCCTGGAGCGGCACCGCTGTAAACCGGAGTCTGTTACTCAATTCGCGATCGAGTTGAGCTGCTTGCCATCCTGTAGCGCCGGCATAATACAGCGGATGTTCCTGTTGAAACTGAGACGCGATCGTTTGCAACTCAGCGTTCGCTTCACTGAGAGTAGCGCCGGTCCTGAGCCGCGCGAGGATGGGGATCCCTCGGTACTGCCGGGTCGGACTCATAGCAAAGGGAAACCAGACGTCGATTTCCTCTGCGGCGCTGGCGGCCGGTGGCAGGAAGAGGCGGAAATCTGCCGCAAGGACCCCGGCAATTTGCACGTCCTGATCATCAACCCGTACGGTTCTTCCGATGACGCGGGGATCTGAGGAGAAGCGGCGCCGCCAAAGTTCGCCGCTGATGAGAATGGCGGACGGCGCCGACTTAGGGTTGTCGAGTCGCGAATCAAGAAGCCTTCCGAGGGTCGGTCGTGCGCCCAGCAATGGAAGAAAATTATCGGAAACACCCGCATGCGTCACGCGCTCGGACTCGCCTCTGTACGTGAGCGTCGCCGTGCCCGTGTCAAGCATCGAAACCTGTTCGAGAGAATGGCTACGTTCCTTCAAGTCGAGCACTTCGCCAAGTGCCGCACCCGCGTTGGCAACGCTCCTTGCATCAACTTGAATCGTGACAATTCGGTCGGGTTCTGGATAAGGCAACGGGCGCCACATTACCCCGCGCATCAGGCTAAACATCGTCAGGGTCGCGCCCATTCCGAGCGCCATGGTCGCGATCACAATCGTCGCAAACCCGCGTGCTCGCATCAGACAGCGGCACGCAAAGCGAACGTCATCAGCCGTTGTCCTAATTCCTCGTCCAATCCACACGTCCCGGACACCTTCCTTGATGGAATCAATCCCTCCTGTTTCCACCAATACCAGACGTCGCGCTTTGTCGGCGGGCATGCCAGAATCAACAAGCCGTTTGGTTTGTTCCTCCACATAGTCCCTGATTTCGGCGTCAAGTGAATTATCGGCATCCTGTCTGCGAAACAGGTTCGCAAATAGCCGGTTCAACCCTCTGGCGATTCGCATGTCAGGTTGACTCCAGGAGTGCGGTCATTGCCTGAACAATCCGTGTCCAGGTCTTCTGTTCTGCGGACAACTGCTTGATGCCGTCGGGGGTCAGGGTATACGTCCGGACCCGGCGACCCAACGCAGACTCTTGCCAACTGCCCGTGATAGACCCCTCCTGTTCGAGGCGATGAAGTGCGGGGAACAACGATCCAGCCTTGACCTGAAAGGCGCCGTGCGTAACCTGAGCAATACGCTCCGCGATGGCGGAGCCGTGCATCGGGTGCAGTTCCAGTGTCCGCAAGATTAGGAGATCCAGCGTACCTTTAAGGAGCTCAAGAGATGGCTCTGTCATAGCTGTAGGACATCGATATAGAGATTCTATATCACTCCGTGTGAATT
This window encodes:
- a CDS encoding DUF362 domain-containing protein; translation: MTDRRKALGGLALVGTSALAIQQSLRDRIPKKPRPPSRVAVLRCESYEKAYQVVWDGLKLLAPAVRGKSVLLKPNLVEYSATAPINTHPTIIAAAVDSLYRLGATTVTVGEGPGHVRDTELLLEECGLRSALREVGRTRFVDLNYDEVHRVKTTTRLTGLSELWLPRTVLAADVLISMPKIKTHHWAGVTLSMKNLFGVVPGSVYGWPKNVLHWQGIDNSIVELASTIPIHYVIADGIVAMKGNGPLHGYPVNLGCLVFAADPVAADALCCDVLGIEADSIRHLAIGTGQASPTPSNCLHLGENDKSRRQRD
- a CDS encoding PadR family transcriptional regulator gives rise to the protein MPRQESPLQSEMVQGTLDMLILQTLVLGTAHGQTIAHAIERGSEEVLQVEHGSLYPALRRLENRGWIASFWGTSENNRKARYYRLTPEGKKQLAAQTSRWEQLVKAIGRILRPAREGQS
- a CDS encoding ABC transporter permease — its product is MNWRRFLKRGDADAEQSEELEFYIAVTAEEYIARGMEPSAARDAARKKLGNPLLIREEVYQMNTLIFLEGLVRDVRHALRMIRMNRGFSAAAILSLALGIGANVAIFSVVNAVLIRPLPYPDAESLVGVFNSSMIEGVTFNDMGLGPSIYAGLKEHSAAFQEFGVWQAGTATEIGTGEPEQIKTVTMTREVLTALGVTPFLGRPFSVEDDTPGTPETVVLSHLYWMRRFGGDPRVLGRTVTIDSVPREVIGVMPRTFRFLDLSPDVLLPQRFAKANLPFEPFSWPGIARLKPGVTIELANRDSARILTQVIPENARSFAEQVRFKPNLRALKQDVTGDISGVLGVLMGALGLVFLLVCANVANLVLVRSQARMQEFAIRAALGAGWGRIARELFVESLTLGVVGGACGMALAYGAVQFLKVQDLASIPRLAEVSIDSATLAFGIGCSVTGSLLFGLIAVLKCGIPGRIRSARGASMSFDQLRTQNVLVVAQVALALVLLVASGLLIRTFVALRGVHPGFTQSERIQTVRIAIAGEQVQEAERVARMQTEILDNVSRLPGVEAVGFADGMPMEADYRNGNLIAVEGKFVLGQPPPNRVVKYVSPGLFAALGTRLLAGRDFSREDLAQRRLVAIVSESMARENWQQPGAALGKRLRPGALGDKWFEVVGVVEDVHDEGAHKPAPPMVYFRTGVYDSLRPDRPPSVRRGLTLAIRSGRVNRESFLREIATVIHAVNPRLPLAQVRTLDEIYRRSMARTSFTLVLLGIAGMMALTLAIIGVYGVLAYAVGQRRREVSIRVALGAQPSEVKGLFIRRGISLAGLGGAIGLGTAMWLSRWVAPLLFGVTALDTATYVLSAVVVSTAAVLASYIPARRAAAADPMESLRTD
- a CDS encoding ABC transporter permease — its product is MRIARGLNRLFANLFRRQDADNSLDAEIRDYVEEQTKRLVDSGMPADKARRLVLVETGGIDSIKEGVRDVWIGRGIRTTADDVRFACRCLMRARGFATIVIATMALGMGATLTMFSLMRGVMWRPLPYPEPDRIVTIQVDARSVANAGAALGEVLDLKERSHSLEQVSMLDTGTATLTYRGESERVTHAGVSDNFLPLLGARPTLGRLLDSRLDNPKSAPSAILISGELWRRRFSSDPRVIGRTVRVDDQDVQIAGVLAADFRLFLPPAASAAEEIDVWFPFAMSPTRQYRGIPILARLRTGATLSEANAELQTIASQFQQEHPLYYAGATGWQAAQLDRELSNRLRFTAVPLQEAVTRDARPKLILLASVVGFVLLLACANVANLLLARGTVRQREFEIRSALGAGSVRISRQLLTESLLLAFVSSCVGLILARFALQVIASASASQVPLHSRIALDTEVAIFAVALAVVTSLLFGTLPAWRSSSVHSLAANRAQTTKTSSRNLQRTLVVIEVALSIVPLACGGLILRSFLNLLDAPLGFDPTHVVTTQVPFSLRLYPKAEQQWTVMREVIDGVRAIPGVQAVSAAGPLPLSPNQQKRRVGRVDRPDDPPILATQQGAMPGYLGVVGTPLLAGRDFTDDDVISLRKVVIVDERLARRLWPEGAIGKRLAVYRTGRRDDLEIVGVTAAVRATRVRDDDIPGYLMPSIETSLVIKTRETSERMAPAIRAAIDKAHIGRAAVDILPMSAYVSDSIGDTRFVLFVLAAFAGVSLLLATLGLYGTLAYLTAQRAREFGIRLALGSSVRAIVVIVVRESVWLAVAGLMLGLLGAVAVTRAMLELLYGVEPLDRATLLGVVSIVGVIALVAAIVPAWRAATINPQESLRSE
- a CDS encoding PadR family transcriptional regulator produces the protein MESPGEFTRSDIESLYRCPTAMTEPSLELLKGTLDLLILRTLELHPMHGSAIAERIAQVTHGAFQVKAGSLFPALHRLEQEGSITGSWQESALGRRVRTYTLTPDGIKQLSAEQKTWTRIVQAMTALLEST